One Opitutia bacterium DNA segment encodes these proteins:
- a CDS encoding response regulator: MIAASPSLLAGASVLVVDDDPALRALVCAFFECAGCIVGSAPDCAAAEVRAGAAAWELAVLDIDLPDGNGIELARRLRALAARPDLPVVFVTGRPDAARRLSIAGVGSAVLVPKPFASAELLTAAALMLGD, encoded by the coding sequence ATGATCGCGGCGAGTCCTTCCTTGCTCGCAGGCGCGTCGGTGCTGGTGGTCGACGACGACCCGGCGCTGCGCGCCTTGGTTTGCGCATTTTTCGAATGCGCGGGTTGCATCGTGGGCTCCGCGCCGGATTGCGCCGCCGCCGAGGTGCGGGCCGGCGCTGCGGCCTGGGAACTGGCGGTGCTCGACATCGACTTGCCGGATGGGAATGGGATCGAACTCGCGCGGCGGCTGCGGGCGCTCGCGGCGCGGCCGGATTTGCCCGTGGTGTTCGTCACCGGGCGGCCCGATGCGGCGCGGCGGTTGAGCATCGCGGGTGTGGGCAGCGCCGTGCTGGTGCCGAAGCCGTTCGCGAGCGCCGAGCTTCTGACCGCCGCCGCCCTGATGCTGGGCGACTGA
- a CDS encoding alkaline phosphatase family protein: MRFASLSLFLVVLLGTTSCQQSPAKTAATRPPGELLILLSIDGFRWDYLDRYDAPTLRQLARDGVHARRMTPSFPSKTFPNHYTLVTGLRPEKHGIVSNWFWDPAFAETFGMSKPDSNAQSRWWDEGEPIWITAEKQGVRSVCYFWPGSETDVQGVRPSRFQKFNGKQKSDARVDGLLAWLDVPAEQRPKFATLYFDLVDHAGHNFGPESAECAAAVHEADAAVARLLAGLAARGLREQTNLVIVADHGMSACGPDRIIFLEDLMDVSKVRVESTGPNGGVRPLPGTVSAAELAASIRAKAPPQLEVYLREEMPARLHYRNNPRIPDVVLLAAPHWNIESKVGWPARRVTYVKGTHGWDPALPDMGALLLANGPAFRRGHEFADVENIHLYNLLCAVLGIRPAPNEGDDRLVREALAR; the protein is encoded by the coding sequence ATGCGATTCGCTTCGCTCTCGCTGTTTCTCGTCGTGCTGCTCGGCACGACCTCGTGCCAACAATCGCCCGCGAAGACCGCGGCGACCCGGCCGCCGGGCGAACTGCTGATCCTCCTCTCGATCGACGGCTTCCGCTGGGACTACCTTGATCGCTACGACGCGCCGACACTGCGCCAGCTCGCCCGCGACGGCGTGCACGCCCGGCGCATGACGCCGTCGTTCCCGTCGAAGACTTTTCCCAACCACTACACGCTCGTCACCGGCTTGCGCCCGGAGAAACACGGTATCGTCTCGAATTGGTTTTGGGACCCGGCGTTCGCCGAGACCTTCGGCATGAGCAAGCCCGACAGCAACGCGCAGTCGCGCTGGTGGGATGAGGGCGAGCCGATCTGGATCACAGCCGAGAAACAGGGCGTGCGCAGCGTCTGCTATTTCTGGCCCGGCTCCGAAACCGACGTCCAGGGCGTGCGCCCGTCGCGCTTCCAGAAGTTCAACGGCAAACAAAAGTCGGACGCGCGCGTCGACGGCCTCCTCGCGTGGCTCGACGTGCCCGCCGAGCAGCGCCCGAAGTTCGCCACGCTGTATTTCGACCTGGTCGACCACGCCGGCCACAACTTCGGGCCCGAGTCCGCCGAGTGCGCCGCCGCCGTGCACGAAGCCGACGCCGCCGTCGCGCGTCTGCTTGCCGGCCTCGCCGCGCGCGGGCTGCGCGAGCAAACGAACCTCGTCATCGTCGCCGACCACGGCATGTCCGCCTGCGGGCCGGATCGTATCATCTTCCTCGAAGACCTGATGGATGTCTCCAAGGTCCGCGTCGAGTCCACCGGCCCCAACGGCGGCGTGCGTCCGCTCCCGGGCACCGTTTCCGCCGCCGAACTCGCCGCAAGCATCCGGGCGAAAGCCCCGCCCCAACTCGAAGTTTACCTCCGCGAGGAAATGCCTGCGCGCCTGCACTACCGCAACAATCCGCGCATCCCCGACGTCGTGCTGCTCGCCGCGCCGCATTGGAACATCGAGAGCAAGGTCGGCTGGCCCGCGCGCCGCGTCACCTACGTCAAGGGCACGCACGGCTGGGACCCGGCGCTGCCGGACATGGGCGCACTCTTGCTGGCCAACGGGCCCGCGTTCCGCCGCGGCCACGAATTCGCCGACGTCGAGAACATCCACCTCTACAACCTGCTCTGCGCCGTCCTCGGCATCCGCCCCGCCCCCAATGAGGGCGACGACCGGCTCGTCCGCGAGGCGCTCGCGCGCTGA
- a CDS encoding SlyX family protein: MNEAERLTRLEERYVHLQRHVAEQDKAMLELAEEFARLKADIAALRAQGAGGSSPVGEAEAADERPPHY, translated from the coding sequence ATGAACGAAGCCGAGAGACTCACTCGCCTTGAGGAGCGCTACGTCCACTTGCAGCGCCACGTGGCGGAGCAGGACAAGGCGATGCTGGAACTCGCCGAGGAGTTCGCGCGCTTGAAGGCGGATATCGCCGCGCTCCGCGCGCAGGGCGCCGGCGGCAGCTCGCCGGTGGGTGAGGCCGAGGCGGCGGACGAGCGGCCGCCGCATTACTGA
- a CDS encoding transposase, with product MQRTIRFTRRHLPHWEVEAAEYFVTVRCADSLPVGAIERIAELQRHVARIPPRSAEFSALQRQLFRTLEKYLDAGHGACPLRDAACASILKEELAALADWDIAVSHFTLMPNHWHALISPGENARHSLSQIMKRRKGRSARRIRQTIGGRGPVWQREWFDRWLRNPQERARVVDYIRSNPVRAGLVDDWPSHPWTK from the coding sequence ATGCAGCGCACGATCCGCTTCACCCGTCGCCACCTGCCGCACTGGGAAGTGGAGGCGGCGGAGTATTTCGTGACCGTGCGGTGCGCCGACAGTCTACCCGTCGGAGCGATCGAACGCATCGCCGAGTTGCAGCGTCACGTCGCACGCATCCCACCGCGCTCGGCCGAATTTTCCGCTCTGCAACGCCAGCTGTTTCGCACGTTGGAAAAGTATTTGGATGCCGGACACGGCGCATGTCCGCTTCGGGACGCCGCGTGCGCGAGCATTTTGAAAGAGGAGCTCGCGGCTCTGGCCGACTGGGACATTGCGGTCAGCCACTTCACCCTCATGCCCAACCACTGGCACGCGCTGATCTCACCGGGCGAAAACGCCCGGCACTCGCTTTCGCAAATCATGAAACGACGGAAAGGCCGCAGTGCCCGCCGCATCCGCCAAACCATCGGCGGCCGCGGCCCAGTTTGGCAGCGCGAGTGGTTCGACCGTTGGCTGCGAAATCCGCAGGAACGTGCGCGGGTCGTCGACTACATCCGCAGCAACCCGGTGCGCGCCGGTTTGGTCGACGATTGGCCGTCCCATCCTTGGACCAAGTGA
- a CDS encoding sigma-70 family RNA polymerase sigma factor, with protein sequence MGEITVILGRVHAGDAAAANELMNLVYDELRRLAAAKLARERAGQTLQPTALVHEAWLRLGGDEQPPWENRRHFLAAAAEAMRRILIDRARQRQAARRGAGAECVSLDELDLPAAMPDDRLVALSEALDRLAEAAPEKAELVKLRYFTGLTLEQVAEAQGVSLATAKRSWTFARVWLLREMQAIAPTGGNS encoded by the coding sequence GTGGGCGAAATCACCGTGATCCTCGGGCGCGTGCATGCGGGCGATGCCGCGGCGGCGAACGAGCTCATGAATCTGGTCTACGACGAACTGCGTCGCCTCGCGGCGGCCAAACTCGCGCGCGAACGCGCCGGCCAGACCCTGCAGCCCACGGCACTCGTGCACGAGGCGTGGCTGCGGCTCGGCGGCGACGAGCAACCGCCGTGGGAAAACCGCCGGCATTTCCTGGCTGCGGCCGCAGAGGCGATGCGCCGCATCCTGATCGATCGCGCGCGCCAGCGGCAGGCGGCGCGCCGCGGCGCCGGCGCGGAATGCGTTTCGCTCGACGAACTCGATTTGCCGGCCGCCATGCCCGACGATCGTCTGGTGGCGCTGAGCGAGGCGCTGGACCGGCTGGCGGAGGCGGCCCCGGAAAAGGCGGAGCTGGTGAAGCTCCGCTATTTCACCGGGCTCACGCTGGAGCAGGTCGCCGAGGCGCAGGGCGTCTCGCTCGCGACGGCGAAGCGATCGTGGACCTTCGCGCGGGTGTGGCTGTTGCGCGAGATGCAGGCGATTGCGCCGACGGGCGGAAATTCGTGA
- a CDS encoding tetratricopeptide repeat protein has translation MSTSLEREEALFIAALGQPPGTRSEFLRTQAGGDRALVERVEMLLALHPQTQGFLENTAGEAVAAALGRAPESHALAAEDLVGQQVGAFAVVARLGEGGVGVVYRAEQAQPLRRAVALKVIKPGMDTREVLARFDAERQALAMMDHPGIARVFEAGATARGRPYFAMELVDGVPLTRYCDEQSLSIAARLELFLEVCHAVQHAHQKGIIHRDLKPSNILVTTGDGVARPKIIDFGIAKATAAGSRAMTEVAQFIGTPGYMSPEQVAGDTDLDTRSDIYSLGVVLHELLTGRTPHENGKLGVEELRRRIREDDPSRPSTVVNKLSAEDRGTVALTRAVAPGRLAAQLRGDLDWIVLRCLEKDRARRYATANALASDLVRHQRHEPVNAAAPSQLYRLGKSIQRNRVAYAAGVLVFAALIAATVVSRTQAVRAQRAELLAAQRAAAEAAARARAQDAERVAAREAAASRALSDFLRQDLLAQASPDNQRDRDLKLRTVLDRAAARLEGRFTDQPQVESSIRETLATTYVALGEFAAAEQQLVAARAVQRRDGGDESEGALRVAGQLVHVLRLQSRIPEAAALATETLARLERRFGAEHALTVQVRNALQAVLLSQGKFGEAEPLLRESIEVSRRTLGPEAPGTLMVMSNLALALTELGRLKEAIALSEETIAIKNRVLGPEHPQTLPTMINLAAIYCQAGRMNEAIALGQKVVAVRERVLGAEHPQTLGASDILANIYVRADRQDEAAALFDRTLPIEARVLGAEHAVTLAAAVERAAIHLDREELEPAAALASSTLERLRKRFGAEHVQTFDAVMLLARVRAEQRRWAEADELFATAKGIADRTMTPATPRAVSLIFHRGQRLLDEGRAAEALPLFASVAEQRGRSVGAEHVDTLAARLRQAEAQLRLGDTGAEANLLACEAALARVAGATPENTILARSRAKARGLLAEFYRGAGRTEEAARWGR, from the coding sequence ATGTCGACCTCCCTTGAACGAGAGGAAGCCCTGTTCATCGCCGCGCTCGGCCAGCCGCCGGGCACGCGGAGCGAGTTTTTGCGCACGCAGGCGGGCGGCGACCGCGCGCTCGTGGAGCGCGTGGAAATGCTGCTGGCCCTGCACCCGCAGACGCAGGGCTTTTTGGAGAACACGGCGGGCGAGGCGGTGGCGGCGGCTTTGGGTCGCGCGCCGGAGTCGCACGCGCTGGCGGCCGAGGATCTCGTCGGGCAGCAAGTCGGGGCTTTCGCCGTGGTGGCGCGATTGGGCGAAGGCGGCGTGGGCGTCGTGTATCGCGCGGAGCAGGCGCAGCCGTTGCGGCGCGCGGTCGCGCTGAAAGTGATCAAGCCCGGCATGGACACGCGCGAGGTGCTCGCGCGTTTCGACGCGGAGCGGCAGGCGCTGGCGATGATGGATCATCCCGGTATCGCGCGGGTGTTCGAGGCGGGCGCGACGGCGCGCGGACGGCCGTATTTCGCGATGGAGCTGGTGGACGGCGTGCCGCTCACGCGCTATTGCGACGAGCAGTCGCTGTCGATCGCGGCGCGGTTGGAGTTGTTCCTCGAAGTCTGCCATGCGGTGCAGCATGCGCACCAGAAGGGCATCATCCATCGCGACCTGAAGCCGTCCAATATCCTCGTCACGACCGGTGATGGTGTGGCGCGGCCGAAGATCATCGATTTCGGCATCGCGAAAGCCACCGCTGCCGGCAGCCGGGCGATGACCGAAGTGGCGCAATTCATCGGCACGCCCGGCTACATGAGCCCCGAGCAAGTCGCGGGCGACACCGACCTCGATACGCGCAGCGACATCTACAGCCTCGGCGTCGTGCTGCACGAGTTGCTCACCGGCCGCACGCCGCACGAGAACGGCAAGCTCGGCGTCGAGGAGTTGCGCCGCCGCATCCGCGAGGACGATCCGAGCCGGCCGTCGACCGTGGTGAACAAGCTCAGCGCGGAGGACCGCGGGACCGTCGCCCTCACGCGCGCCGTGGCGCCGGGGCGGCTCGCCGCCCAACTGCGCGGCGATCTCGACTGGATCGTGCTGCGCTGCCTGGAGAAGGATCGCGCGCGCCGTTACGCCACGGCGAATGCGCTGGCCAGCGACCTCGTGCGCCACCAGCGGCATGAACCCGTAAACGCCGCGGCGCCGAGCCAGCTCTACCGGCTCGGGAAATCCATCCAGCGCAACCGTGTCGCCTACGCGGCCGGCGTGCTGGTGTTCGCGGCGCTGATTGCGGCGACCGTGGTCAGCCGCACGCAGGCCGTGCGGGCCCAGCGCGCCGAGCTGCTGGCAGCGCAGCGGGCCGCCGCGGAGGCCGCCGCGCGCGCGCGGGCGCAGGACGCGGAGCGCGTCGCGGCGCGCGAGGCGGCGGCGAGTCGCGCGCTGTCGGACTTTTTGCGGCAGGACTTGCTCGCGCAGGCCTCGCCCGACAACCAGCGCGACCGCGACCTGAAGCTCCGCACCGTCCTCGACCGTGCGGCGGCGCGCCTCGAAGGGCGGTTCACGGACCAGCCGCAGGTCGAGTCGTCGATTCGCGAGACGCTGGCCACGACCTACGTCGCGCTCGGAGAGTTCGCTGCGGCGGAGCAGCAACTCGTGGCGGCGCGCGCCGTGCAGCGTCGCGACGGCGGCGACGAGAGCGAGGGAGCGCTGCGTGTCGCGGGGCAACTGGTGCACGTGCTGCGCCTGCAAAGCCGAATCCCCGAGGCGGCGGCGCTCGCGACGGAGACGCTGGCCCGGCTCGAGCGGCGTTTCGGCGCGGAGCACGCGCTCACGGTGCAGGTGCGCAACGCGCTGCAGGCCGTGTTGCTCAGCCAAGGCAAGTTCGGCGAGGCGGAGCCGCTGTTGCGGGAGTCCATTGAAGTCAGCCGCCGCACGCTCGGTCCGGAGGCGCCTGGCACGTTGATGGTGATGTCGAATCTCGCGCTGGCGCTGACGGAGCTCGGACGGCTCAAGGAGGCGATCGCGCTGAGCGAGGAAACGATCGCGATCAAGAACCGCGTGCTCGGCCCGGAGCACCCGCAGACGCTGCCGACGATGATCAACCTCGCTGCAATCTACTGTCAGGCCGGCCGGATGAACGAAGCGATCGCTCTCGGCCAAAAAGTGGTCGCGGTGCGCGAACGGGTGCTCGGCGCGGAGCATCCGCAGACGCTCGGAGCGTCGGACATTCTGGCCAACATCTACGTGCGCGCCGACCGGCAGGATGAGGCGGCTGCGCTGTTCGACCGCACGTTGCCGATCGAGGCGCGCGTGTTGGGCGCGGAGCACGCGGTGACGCTTGCCGCCGCGGTGGAACGGGCGGCAATCCATCTCGACCGCGAAGAGCTGGAGCCGGCCGCTGCGCTGGCATCGTCGACGCTCGAGCGTTTGCGGAAGCGCTTCGGCGCGGAACATGTGCAGACGTTCGATGCGGTGATGTTGCTCGCCCGCGTGCGCGCGGAGCAGCGGCGTTGGGCCGAGGCCGACGAACTGTTTGCGACGGCGAAGGGCATCGCGGATCGCACCATGACACCGGCGACCCCGCGAGCGGTGAGCCTGATTTTCCACCGCGGCCAGCGGCTGCTCGACGAGGGGCGCGCCGCGGAAGCCCTGCCGTTGTTTGCGTCGGTCGCGGAGCAACGCGGTCGCTCGGTGGGAGCGGAACATGTCGACACCCTCGCCGCGCGGCTGCGGCAGGCGGAGGCGCAGCTGCGACTCGGAGACACGGGCGCGGAAGCGAACCTGCTGGCCTGCGAGGCCGCGCTGGCGCGGGTTGCCGGTGCGACGCCCGAAAATACGATCCTGGCTCGCTCGCGGGCGAAGGCGCGGGGTCTGCTGGCGGAGTTTTATCGCGGCGCGGGCCGGACGGAAGAGGCGGCGCGTTGGGGCCGTTGA